The Desulfobotulus pelophilus genomic sequence GCATCAACAGAGTCTGAACAGATTTTAATTTCCCGCCATAAATGCTCCGGACACCTTATTTTAAGGAAAGGGTCCGGAGTTTTTTATCTGAAATCCTTCCGCAGCAATAAACAGAATGGCCTGCCGTCAAAGGCTGAGATCCATCTGGATACCCGTCAGCATCTCCTCCGTATCCGCCGCACGGATGGCCTGCACACAGCGCAGCCCATCTCCTGTATCTTCCCTTGACGTGTGTACCCTGACGCTGCGGGGAGGGCCGATATCATGGTGGTATCGGATAGCAAGCTTTCTGATGCGGCAGGGAAAAAGCTCCGATGGCGAAAGGGCTTCCAGCGCCCACTTGAGGTAGGCAGCATTATTGGCATGGCGGTTGTAGTCCATATCTTCCTGAAGTACTGTAAAATCCATGGCCTGAGCCCTATCCGGTGGCAGAGGTATCTCATCAGAATCAAAAGGAATGCTTCCGTCATTCTCGCAGAGTTCCGGAGGCATGGCCCTCGACAGCCGTACCGGCTTCCCCGTATTTTTATCCACCAGCACCCAGGCACAGGTACTTCCCATAAGGAGCTGACCCTTTTCATCAAACAATTCAAAGCGGCGGATCTCATAGAGCCTGCGGAGAGGCGCCCGCCACGACCGCAGGGTAAACACCTCATCCCATGCGGGGAATCGATAAAAATCAAAGTGATATCTGTTCACCACCCATATTTTGTCCTGGGCTGCCACATGCAGAGCCGAAACACCCAGAGCAAAGGCATGACGGCTGGCAATATCCTGGCAGAGGTTCAGCACCGACACCGGCTTCAGACATCCATCCAGCCCCA encodes the following:
- a CDS encoding acyl-[acyl-carrier-protein] thioesterase yields the protein MNKEDMNAVFTQTGRVPYSHVGLDGCLKPVSVLNLCQDIASRHAFALGVSALHVAAQDKIWVVNRYHFDFYRFPAWDEVFTLRSWRAPLRRLYEIRRFELFDEKGQLLMGSTCAWVLVDKNTGKPVRLSRAMPPELCENDGSIPFDSDEIPLPPDRAQAMDFTVLQEDMDYNRHANNAAYLKWALEALSPSELFPCRIRKLAIRYHHDIGPPRSVRVHTSREDTGDGLRCVQAIRAADTEEMLTGIQMDLSL